DNA sequence from the Myxococcaceae bacterium JPH2 genome:
CAGGCCGCAGGCCACCCACGCGAACGCCGAGCACACTCCGAGCACGAAGGCTCGCTTCATGGCACTTCCCCCTCTGACTGGATGATGAGTTGTGACTACTCGAAGACAACGACGGTCTGCACCCAACTTCCCGGGTTCCTCCCGAGAACTTCCATCCGCTCGCGCTTCACGGCGACCGAGGGAGACGCTCCCTCGCGCACGCGGCGGCGCACGGCTTCGAAGAACGCACCCGCCTCGGCGTCCGGGATGTCCGACGGCGACGCGATGACCGCGCGCGCGCCCGCCTCCAGGAACGCGACCGGCAAGCTCCACGGCTCATGCAGATACGGCGCGGTCTCGGCGGCCCGGCACGACGCCAGGATGACCACCGGCGCGCGCGACAAGTGCTGGCGGCGCACCTCGCCCGCGGTCAGCGCGTAGCGGCCATCCGCCTGCGCGGACAGCACGATGAGCGACGCATCCGAGATGCCCAGGTTCACCAGCCCGTGCGCGTGGATGTCGATTTCATCCGCGCCCGGCATCTCCGCCAGGACGCGCTCCGGCGTCGCGGCGGCGCCCGTCAGGTCCACGCGCGGCGCGGCGGGCTCGGTGCCCGGCAGCCACGCGGACAGCCGCGGCAGGCCCAGCCCCGCGGGCGCGTTCACGTCGCTGACCACCAGCCGCCGGGGCGCGCCCGAGGCCGCCACCGGGGGCCGAGCGTCCCCGCGCTGGTAGCTCCACGCGAAGTCGGAAGGCAGCAGCCCCGCCCGCCCATGCAAGGGATAGCGGGCAAAGACAGACACGTGCTCGCAGGGCCGCAGCGCGTCCAGCACCGGCGCGGACACGAGCGAGGGCACATCGAACGCGGGCGCGCTGCGGGTGGTGAGCGTGCCCACGGCCTCGCCCTTCGCGCCGCGCGCGGCCACCAGCATGCGCTCCTCGGCGATCTCCACGCCCAGCAGACACCGCGTGGGCGCCGCGCCGCCGGACTCGCGGGCGAACCAGTCCAGCGCCCCCGCGAAGTCTCCCGCGCGACCGGCCTCCAGGATGAGCAGGGAGTAGCTGGCGGCGCGCGCCTTCTGCGCACCGGTGTCCTCGCGCGGCAGCTTCTCCGCCGCCGCGATGAGGTCCTCCAACTGCCGCCGCCCCGCGACGCGGTCGTGCTCCAGCTCGGCGCGCGCGATGGCGTGGTCCACCATCAACAAGAGCCCGGGCCGCTTGCCGAGCCCCGGCTGCGTGCGCGCGGACGCCGCGAGCGCGCGCACGGCCTCCAGGTCTCCCGGCCGGGGCGCGACGCGCGACAGGTCCGCGAGGACCAGCGGACTCAAGGCCGAGCGCGGCGCGCCGCAGTCCGGCACCGCGCCCAGCTCGGTCCGCGCGGCGTCGAAGCGCAGCTCGGAGGACTCCAGCATCGCGAGCGTCTCGTGCAGGAAGACCTGGGCGGCGCAGACGTCCGGCTGGCGCAGCGCGGACTCGCGAAGGTAGGCGCGCGTGAGCGCGAACGCGTCGCGGAAGCGGGCGATCTGCCCCAGGTGCTGGAGGAACTGCGTCTCCTGCTCGGGGTCGTTCGAGGCGCGCGCTCGCTCCAGGCCGCGCAGCGCGTGCTCGCGGGCCTCCACCAGCCGGTGCTGCGACGTGTACAGGTACGTGAGCACCGACTCCAGCTCGCCGCAGCGCGCGTCCAGCTTGCGCAGCTCACAGGCGGGCAGGGCCTTCAGCAGCATCGCCTCCGCGCTGGCCATCTCGCCGGCCGTCAGCTTCGCCTGCGCGCGCTGCAGCTCCGCGTTGACCTGGAACCACGGGTCGCCCACCGCGTCCGCCGCCCGAGCGTAGTCATCCAGCTCCGCGGGCAGCCGGCCCAGCAGCGCGAGCGCGCCGAGCAGGATGTCGGAGTCGCCCGAGGCCCGCAGCGCCCGCACGAACGCATCCGCGCCCGTCATGTCGAACGCGCCCGTCAGCACCTGGGCGAACGACGTCGCCAGTGGACCTCGGCGCGCGAAGTCCCGCTTCTGCGTCCGCTCGATGTAGCGGGCCAGCACGTCTCCGCCGTAGTGCGCGTCCAGCTCCCGCGCCTCGGGGAGCAGCGCCCGCACGCGCTCGGCGGTGGGCGCGGTCCAGGCCGCCAGGTACAAGTACTTGCGCGCGAGCGCCGGCGCCTCGCGCACCAGGGTCGCGGGCAGCGGCGTTCCATCCGCCACCAGCGTCTTGTTCGCCGTCCACGCCAGGTTCCAGTGGTCCTGCCGGGACTTCGTCTGGCGCCGCACCGCCTCGGCGCGCTCGCGCGCCTCCTGGCTCCAGCCGGGCTCGTTCAGCGCGGCCACCTGCTCGAAGCCCTCGGCCGCGAGCAGGTCCAGCCCCAGCTCGCGCAACACGAGGCTGCGGTTCCACATCGCCGCCGCGTGCCGAGGCTCCTTCGCGAGCACGCCCTCCAGCAGCACGAGCGCGTCCTCCAAGTCTCCGCGCTGCAACGCCACCACGGCCCGGTCGCTGTCCACGTCCGGCGAGGACGGCGCGCGCTTCAGGTCCTCCCGCGCCTGCTCCACTTCGCCGCGCAGCAGGTGCCCCGTGCCCAACCCGTGCAGGTCCCCCGCGGCCTCCAGCTTCGCCAGCGCCTGGAGCGGCACCAGCTCGCGAGGACGCTCGTCACCCGAGCGCTTCACGCCATAGGGCCGATACCCGCTCGCCCCGGACCAGCTCAGCCGAGCCTCCAGCGAGCGCGTGGGCGCCAGGGCCAGCGCCTCCGGCCCCACCACCTGCTCCGAGCCATCCGACGTGGGCGAGCGGAACAACGCCAGCGTCAGCGCGGCCGTCAGCGAACCGCTCAGCGCGACCGCCGCCACCCAGCGACGGCGCCCGCTCCACGCCGGACGGAAGGCGCGGGTGGGCTTCGCCTCGCGGGGAACCTGGGCGGGAGGCGGCGCGGGGGATTCCGTGTCGCGCGGCGGCGGAACGACGCGCAGCGGACGGGCCTCCTCCTCGGCGCGGATCGCCTCGCCCGCGGACTTGAGCTCCAGGATGACGTCCAGCTCATCCATGCAGCGCTCGCAAGTGACCAGGTGCTCACGGAAGGACGCGGCCTCCTCCGGCGACAGCTCGTCATCGGCGAACAGGTGCACCTGGTCGTGGATGTCCAGCATGTCGAGGTCACGCTCGGAGTCGCTCATGGCTACTCGGTCTCCGGAGGCTGGGGAGCCAACAGTTCCTTCATCTTGGTCCGCGCCCGGGCGAGGCGCGTTCCCACCGTGTTCTTGTTGAGACCCAGGTGGTCGGCAATCTCGATGTACGAGCGCCCTTCGATTTCCTTCATCCGGAACACCGTGCGGAACTCCTCAGGAATCTTCTCCAGCGCCTCGCGAACCTCGGCGGTGCCGAACTTCGCCCACAAGGGCTCGTCCTCGGGAGTCGGCGCGGCGACCACTTCCTGCACGTCCTCCGCGGACACCCCGGCCCGGCGCTCGCGCAGCTTGAGGCGGTGCCTGTCGAAGAAGAGGTTGCGCTGGACGCGCAGCAGCCAGGCGCGCGCGTCACTCTGCGTCTTCAATTGCTCGCGGTGACGCCAGGCGCGCTCGTAGGTGTCCTGGAGGATGTCGTTGACGTCCGAGGTGTTCCCGGCGAGCTGCATGCCCCGCGTGCGCAGCAGGGTCTCGTGCTGGCGAATGAAGGCGTCGAACCAGCGGCGGTCCTGCACTTCCGATGAAGGGGGCTCGCTCTCCACGCGGGGCACAGGCTGGCTGGTCGGTTCGGGAGCAGTCAAGCGCCGCGAACTCCGAACCGGGGGGAGCTGCCCCATCCACTCCAGCGCAAAAGTATCCATGGCGTCCCCGTCCTCAGGCTCTTGCGGCGAGTCCACCGCTCCGCCCCGCTCCGCGCAGCCGCACCCACAACCCCGACGCGTGCATGTCTTCAGTCCCTCCCTGAACAAGCGGTCCGGCAGGGAAACGAAGCGTGTGGCCAATCTTCCCGGCGGAAATTTCGCGCGATTTCCTCTCGCGCTCAGGCGAGGCGGCGCGCGCGGTTCATGCCGAGGGCGCTGGTGAAGCCCACCCAGCCCAGGACGGGCGCCATCAACAGGGGGGCCCGGGGGTCCACCTGACGGGCGAAGACCGTGTAGGCCACCGCGCTGCCCAGCAGGAGCGCGCGCTCCACCACGACCGTGCGCGCGCGACGCGGACGCCCTGCGCCCCAGCGCCCACCGACGTAGAGACCGAGCTGGAGTCCCCACCCCATCAAGGCACGCGAGCGCGCCGGCCCCGCCGCCGAGCCCCACACGCGCCACGCCGACACGGCGAGCAGCGCGGACAACAGCGTCCCCGCGGCCCCGGACACGGCATCCCAAGGCCGTGATGCAGACCGCCCGAATCCGCCTCGCGAGGGCACAGGGGACGTCGCTCGAGAACCCAGGAGCGCGGCCCCCGCGGTCAGCGCCCCCATCACCCCCAGCGCCGCCGCCGACTCCCGGTTGAGCGTGGCATTGCGCTGAAGCCCCGCGGGCGTGCCCCATGCGGTCAGGTCCATGTGTCGTCCTCCCAGAGCCCCATGGGGAATCTGGGCGTGCGACTCCCCCCGCGCCAGCCGCGCCCGCCCGCCAGTGTTACAAGAGACCATTCCCGTGCCACGCGGCGAGGCTGCGCATGACGACTCCGGATGATGTCCTGGGCTTCTGGTTCGGCCAGCCCCCCGACCCCACGCGAAACCCCACCTGCGCGAGGCCCCGCGCCCTGTGGTTCCAACAGGACACGGCCTTTGACCAGGCGTGTCAGCGATTCCTCGACGCGCACACGCAGGCGGCGGCGGGGGACCTGCGGGATTGGGCCGACGAGCCACGCAGCGCCCTCGCGCTGGTGCTGCTGCTGGACCAGCTTCCGCGCAACCTCTTCCGCGGCACCGCGCGCGCCTTCGCCTCGGATGCGCGCGCCCGCGAGGTCGCCCGGCGCGCGCTGGCCCGAGGCCTGGACACCGTGCTGCCCCCGGTGTGGCGCTGGTTCATGTACCTGCCGTTCGAGCACAGCGAGGACGTGAACGACCAGCGGCTCTCGGTCTCCCTGTTCGAGCAGCTCGCCCTGGCGCGCGGCGTGGACAGCACCTCCGCAATTGAGTACGCGCGGCACCACCGCGACATCATCGAGCGCTTCGGCCGCTTCCCCCACCGCAACGCGGTGCTGGGCCGCGAGTCCACCCCGGACGAGGTGGCCTTCCTCCAGGAGCCAGGCTCGTCGTTCTGACGGAGGCGGGTGGGCCGCCTGGTCGCTCGGTCGGGCTGCGTCCGGCCGTGTGGGTCCACCTCATCGCGCGGAGACGACGCGGGGAGGACTGCCGGGTGGCACGAGCGCTGGGGTAGCGTGCGCGCACCGTGCTCGCGGAGGGGACGTGGCGGCAGACATCGCGAACATCATCCAGCAGCGCTGGCGCAACCAGTGGAAGCAGATGCTGGGGGTCGCCCTGGGCGTCACGCTCGTGGCGGCGCTGTGCGGGTGGCGCGGGCTGTTGGATGACGCCGAGCACAGCGCCTACGACAAGGCGCTCACCACGTACACCCGCGCGCCCGGCCCGTCCTCGCGCGTGGTGGTGGTGGCCATCGACCAGTCGAGCCTGGACGAGATGGGCCGCGACGAGCAGTACCGCCGCAACTTCGGCATCTGGCCCTTCAGCCGCAACCTGTGGGCGCGCGTGGTGGAGGAGCTGAAGGCCCGCGGCGCACGCGCGGTCCTCTTCGACGCGGTGATGCAGGAGGCCTCCACCGACGAGGCCATGGACCTGTCGTTCGCCCAGGTGCTGCGCGACACGCACCTGCCCTTCTACCTGGGGCTCTCCACCAACGGCTCGGCGCTCCCGCTGCCGCGCGCGGACGCCTCGGCGCCCCACCCCGTCGCGAACAACCCCGCCCCCACCGAGTCCGCGCCCGTCCAGGCCGTGCCCTCCGGCGAGGAGGAGTTCACCGACGCGCCCGAGGCCGCGACGCCCACGGTGACGCCCGAGGAGCTGGCCCGAGCCCTGGCCTTCCCGGCGCATCGCGACGACGCGCGGCTCCTGCCCACGCTGGAGTACGTGGCCAGCGATGGGGCTCGGCGCATGCGCTACCCCGTCCCCCCCATCCCCGCCCTGGTCGGCGCGGCGAGCGGCTTCGGCCTGGTGGACACGGAGGTGGACGCGGACGGCTTCATGCGGCGCACGCGCTTCGCGTACACGGACGGCACCAACACCTACGCCACGCTGCCGACGCGGCTCGCGGCGGACCTGCTGGGCGCGAAGGACGTCCAGCTGTCGGGGCGCACGCTCACGATCGGCGAGCGCCACTTCCGCGTGGACTCCGACGGCAGCGCGGCCATCGACTATGGCGGCGCGCTGCACGAGCGCTTCCAGCTGGTGCGCTTGGTGGACGTGCTGGAGGACTGGGCGCGGCGCCAGCAGGGCCAGCCCTCGCGCCTGCCCGCGGACACCTTCACCGGCAAGGTGGTGGTGCTGGGCGGCACCGCGCTGGGCGTCAACGACATCAAGGCCACGCCCTTCTCCGCCGCCGAGCCAGGATTGGTGAAGCAGGCCGCCGTGGTGGATGCGCTCCTGGGTGGCGCGTTCATCACCCGCGCGGCGCCCTGGGTGGACCTCACCGTCACCTTCCTGGTGGCGCTGGTGTCCGCGGTGCTGCTGATGACCGCGCGCTGGACGCCGCTGGAGGTGCTGTGGCCCGTGGCCATCTTCTTCGGATTGCACCTGGTGACGGGGCTCTTCCTGCGCACCGCGCACACGCACGTGCTCACCGCGATGCCGTCCCTGGCTGGCGTGGGCGCCAGCGTGGGCGCGCTGGCCTTCAATCACTTGCTGGCCAACCGCGAGGCGGAGTTCATCCGGCAGACCTTCAGCCGCTTCATGGACGCGCGGCTGGTGGACCAGATGCTGAAGGGCCAGCAGCTCCCGCGCCTGGATGGCGAGAACAAGGAGATCACCGCCTTCTTCAGCGACATCCGCGGCTTCTCCACCTTCAGCGAGCGCTTCAAGGAGGACCCGCGCGCGCTGGCCCGCATCCTCAACACGTACCTGACGCGGGTGACGAACGCGCTCCTGCGCGAGGGCGCGTGCCTGGACAAGTACATCGGCGACGCGGTGGTGTGCCTCTTCGGCGCGCCCATGGCGCAAGCGGACCACGCGGTGCGCGCCTGCCGAGGAGCGCTGGCCGCGAAGGCGGAGGTGGATGCGCTCCGTGAAGAGTTCCGAGCCAAGGGCCTCCCGGACGTGTACACGCGCATCGGCGTCAACAGCGCGGTCAACTTCGTGGGCAACTTCGGCAGCGAGCAGCACTTCAGCTACACGGCCATCGGTGACGGGATGAACCTGGCGGCGCGCCTGGAGGGCGCGAACAAGGCCTATGGCTCGCTCATCATGATTGGCCCGCGCACCTACGAGCTGGCGCGCGAGCACATCGAGGTGCGGGAGCTGGACCGCGTGCGCGTCGCGGGCAAGACGGAAGCCGTCACGGTGTACGAGCTGCTGGCCCTCAAGGGCGGGCTGAGCGCGCGCACGCGGCACACGGTGGAGCGCTACCACGCGGCGCTCGCGCTCTATCGCGAGGCGCGCTTCGCGGACGCGGCCAGCGCGCTCGAGGCGTTGCGGCGCGAGGACCCGGACGACGGGCCCACGAAAGCGCTGCTGGAGCGCTGCCACGAGTACTTGGAAAACCCACCCGCGGTGTTCGACGGCGTGGCCAACCTGGAGAAGTGACGCCGTCCTGGCGTTGGGGGTCTTGATGCGGATGCGAATGAAAGCAGGCGTGGTGCTGCTGGCGCTGGGGGCGCCCGCGCTCGCGCTGGCGGTGAGTCCCGGCGGCGCGTTGTACGTGAAGGCGAAGAACACACGGGTGATGAAGAGCCCGTCGCCCACGGCCGACGCGGTGGTGGTGCTCCAGCCCGGACAGCAGGTGGTGTGGAACGGCGCGGAGCCCTCCAACAAGCAGTGGCACAAGGTGACGGCGCCGGGCGGCAAGCAGGGCTTCGTCTTCCAGACGAACCTGTCCACCACGCCGCCGCGCATGGAGCTGGTGGCCAAGGACGGCAACGCGCGACAGGTGGACCCCGCGGCGTTCGTCGCCAGCGGCGCGGCGGTGAAGGCGCTGAGCCCCGGCGCCGAGCAGTACAGCAAGGAGAAGGGCGGCGACTACGCCCAGTCCGCCGAGCAGCTCAAGCAACTGGAGAAGCTGGCGCGCGACATCAAGCCCGCGGCCATCGCCAGGCACGTGGCGGACGCGGAGCTGTTCCCCGTGGTGGGCGGCAGCGAGGTCGCCGGAGCGTCGGGCAACCCGGCCGCGAAGAAGAAGGGAGGTGCGCGATGAACCGCCGCCTGTCTGTCATTGCCGCGGCGAGCCTCGGCTGGGCCTCCGCCGGCTGCGCCAACATCGCGCTGAATTCGAGCGCCCTGTCGAGCGGCTCCGCGCTCGCGAACCGCGTGGCGGAGAACACCGTCAAGGCGGGGCACGACGTGAGGAAGTGCAACGCGCTCAACGTGGAGCCCACCGTGAAGGAGGAGTACGCGCTGGGCGGCGCGGTGGCCGTGCACTGGGTGCAGCGCGGCGGCGGACTGCTGCTCCAAGGCAGCGGCGACCCCGCGGTGAACGTCTACCTCAACACCGTGGGGAAGAACCTCGCGGCGCAGTCGGACCGTCCCACGTTGGAGTGGACCTTCGGCGTGCTGGCGGACTCGAAGAACTTCACCGCGCTGTCCTCGCCCGGTGGCTACGTCTTCGTCACGCACCGGCTCCTCGCAGGCGTGGAGAACGAGGCCGAGCTGGCCGGTGTGCTCGCGCACGAGATTGCTCACATCGTGCTCAAGCACGCCATCCACCAGTACACGGGCTCGAAGGTGAGCCTGTGCAAGACGCTCGCGGTGGGCAACGCGGTGGGCGGCACGGTGCTGTCGCCAGCCGCGGTGAACCTGCTGGTGTCCGGCGGCGACCACGGCACCCTGGACCTGGATGGGAACACGGGCCTCCTGGGCAAGCTGGCCGAGAAGACCATCGACGCGCTCGACAAGGGCAACAGCCGCGACGAGGAGCTGGAGGCGGACCGCATGGCCGCGCAGCTCATGATGTCCGCGGGCTATGACCCGCAGTCCTTCATGAGCCTCATCCGGCGCACGTCCGAGGCCGGCGGCGTCTTCGCCAACCACCCCAAGCGCGACGAGCGACTGAAGAACCTCGCCAGCTACCTGGAGACGGTCCGCGCGGCGGAAGGAAAGCAGGAGTTCGCGGGCCTCACCACGCAGGGGCTCAAGAGCCCGGCCCTGCCCCGCGAGGTCACCGCCCAGCAGGGCAGCGTCGCGCGGGATACGAAGTAGGACGGCCGCGTCGCCGGGCCGTCCTCGCGGACTTCAGCGCGAGGCGGCCTGGCTGAGCGCCCGGTGCACGGCCTCCAGCGCCTTGCGGGCCTCGAGCAGCTCGGCGCGCTCGGAGGTGAGCGAGGCCACCTGCTGCGCCAGCACGTCGCGCTCACCCTGGAGCGTCTCCACGGCGCGGCGCAGGGAAGCGGACTCGTCCTTGGCGCCCTCCAGCTCCGAGGCGAGGCGCTCCTCCTCCGCGAGGCTGTCCGCCAGGGCCTGCTTGCCGCGGACCACCTCGACCTCCAGGCTCTCGTGCTCCTTCGCCGCGGCCTGGAGCGCCTGACGCGACTCCTGGAGGGACAGCAGCGCCTCGTCGCGCTCGCCCTCCAGCGCCGCCAGCTCGCGCTCCAGGTCGGCCAGCAGCTTCACGCGGCCTTCCATCTCCGAGGACAGCCGGCGCGCCTCGTCCATGCGCAGGCGGGCTTCCTCGGTGGCCTTCTCGGCCTGACGCCGCGTGGCCTCCAGGTCCTGCGTGAGGGTGAGGTTGAGGGACTTCACCCGCGTCAGCTCGGCCTGGAGGGTGGTGATGCGCTCCACCGCGCGCTGGCCAGCCTCCGCCACCGTGGCGGGCAGCGGCTCCGGGCGCGGGTTCTCGCGCACCGCCTTGAGGCGGGCCTTGAGCCGCTCACGCCGGGAGTCCGCGTCCAGGGCCTCCTCGCGCGGCGCGGCGGGCTGCTGCACTTCCACCTCCGCGGGCGGCGCCTCCGTCCGGGCCACCGTCTCGACACGGGAGGTCACAGCGGTTTGCGCGGGAGCGAAGGTCATCATGGGCGCAACCTCGTGGACGGCGGGCGGGGCGGAGACGACCGGAAGCGCTTCAGCGGCGGCCCACGGCGGGGCGGGCGCGGCGAACGCCCTGGGAGCCGGCTCGGCGAACGCCATCGGAGCGGGCTCGGGCTCGGCCGCCATCGAGGGCGGCGGCGACGCGTACGTCACCGCCATCTCCCGTGCCGGCGCGGCCTCGCGCTCCCAGGTGGGCGCGACGGCGACGGGCTCCTGCCACGGCGTCTCGGGGACCTCCCACGACTCGGCGGGCGGGGACACCAGCGCGGACAGCGCGTGGGCCACGGGCGCGGGCATGGTCGGCGCGGGGGCGGGCTCGGCGGGCCGAGTCAGCAGGGCAGAGGGCACGGCCGGCGCGCGCAGGGCGGCCTCCATCGCCTCGGCGGCGGTGGGGCGCGGGGCGCGGTTGCGCTCGATGCGCGCGCGCACCTCGGCGGAGAGGTCCGGCGCCTCGGCCACGGGCGGCGGAAGGACCGCGGCGACCTCGGGCTCGGGCATCGCGGCCTGGGGCTCCACCGGGTCGAACGCGCCGGTCAGCGCCCCCAGGCGGAGGCGCGGCTTGGCGCGGGACACGTTCTGTTCGAAGGCTTTCTTCATCACGGGGTCTCAGCCTGCGTGGGTGGCGCCGTTCTTCGCGGCGGCGCCCGCTACCAGGCGGGGAAGGACATTGTCGAGCATGGCCTGGATATCAGTCGCGCCCTTGGAAGTGGGGTCCGCGACGAATACCGGCCGTCCCTCGCTGGAGGCCTGGGCGAACTTGGTGCACTGCCGGATGATGGTGGGCAGCAGGTACTCTGGGTAGTGCTTCTGGAGGGCCTCCAGCGCTTCCTTGGCCAGCTTGAAGGTCGCGTTGAAGGCATTGACCACGATGTAGACGTGGTCGAGCACGTGGTTCAGGTCCTCTTCCAGGCTCTGCACGGTCTCGAAGAGCAGCTTGAGGCCGTGGAAGGACAGGAAGTCCGCCAGCACGGGCACGAACAGGTCGTTCGCGGCCATCAGGGCGTTGAGGTTGAGCAGGCCGAAGGACGGCGGCGCGTCGAAGATGATGAAGTCGTACTGCGCCTCGACGTCCTTGAGCGCGTTGCGCAGCTTGAACTCGCGGCCGGCCATGGGCATCAGCGCGAGGTCCATGGTGGACATGCTGAGGTTGGACGGGACGAAGTCCAGGTTGGGCAGGGTGGACTTCTGGATGACCTGGACCAACGGCGTCTTTCTGACCAGCACGTCCAGCAGCGTCTTCTCGAAGTCCTCGCCCTCGTAGCCCAGGCACTTGGTGGCGTGCCCCTGGCTGTCGAGGTCGATGAGGAGGACCGCGTAGCCCAGCTCCGCGAGGCGCCAGGCGTAGGACGTGGAGAGGGACGTCTTGCCGGTGCCGCCCTTGAAGTTGAGGAAGAGCTGACGGCGGTGGCCCACCCGGGGCGGGAAGCGGTCCAGCGTGGTGCGCAGCTCCCAGATGTCGTCCGGACCGTACGCGTCCTTCCGCATCCCCTCGGGAATCTCCTTGGGGGACACGCCGAGCATCTCGGCCACCTGCTTCGAGCTGTACGTCGGCGCTTCCATGGACGACCCTTCGGATGAGGTGCGCGGCACCTGCAACTTGCCTCAAGCGGCGAAGTATTTGTGCCCCCTTCGCACAATGGCCCCCCGGGCCACCAGCAGGGCGAGAGCCTCCTGAGTCAACTCCGCGGGCGAGGACAGGCCGCCCGCCAGCTCCACCAGCGAGCGGCCCCGCACCGCCACGCGGACCTCCGACAGCATCGCGGCGCAGAGCGACTCCACCGGAGACGGGCCCGGGCGAGGCGCCACAGCACGCGCCTCGGGAGCACCTGCCTCGGGAGCGGGTGCGCGCACCACGGGAGGCGTGGCCCCCATCGCCACGAGGGCGGCCTGGACCGGGGACATCCGCGCGGCAGGCGGGCGCTGTACGCCACCTGACATTGGGACGGGCTGCGCATGCGCGGGCGGCATGGAGCTGCCAGCGACCGGCTGACGAGCACCGGCGTTCGCCTGCGGGGGAACCGCACCCGCCCGAGGAGCGCCCGGAGAAGCCTGAGCGGGCGCCTGCGCCACGACAGCGGGAGCGCCCTGACCGGGCATCGTTGCCCCGACCACCGGGCCCTGAACGCTTGAAGCCGGAGCCGCGCGCCCGCCCTGCGCCATCGCCACGGGAGCCTGCGCCACGACCGCATGAGCGCCCTGCGCCATCGCCACGGGAGCCTGAACCCCTACTGAGTTCGCGACCTGCGCCATCGCCACGGGAGCCTGCGCCACGACCGCGGGCGCGCCGACGGGCATCGCGACATTCGCCGGAGCCACCACCGCCTGCACGGCGACGGGCTGAGCAGCGCCACGCACCGCCTCGGCCTGCACGCTCCCAGGAGCATCGACGCTCGCGACGCCCACGCTCAGCGGTGCACGCTTCGCGACCAGCGGCGTTTCGAGACGCGCGCGCACCGGACGAATCGGCAGCGTCGCCAGCCGGCGAATCTCCCGACGACGGTGGGCATCGTCCAGCGCGACCACGAAGGACACGTCCTGGCCCAGGATGCGCGAGAGGCTCTGCGCGGCGGCCTTGCGCACGCGCGGCTCGGCGTCATCCAGCGCGCCCAGCAGGAGCACCCGGGCGTTCTCCCCTGCCCCAGCCCCCAGCGCCAGCGCGGCCAGCGAGCGCACTTCCGTGTCGGCGTCGTGGATTGCCTCTTCGCCCAGCCTCCGCGCCGTCTCGCCCTCCAGGCCCAGGGCCAGGAGCGACGCGCGACGACGCACCGAGCGATCCGGGTCCTTCATCGCCTGCGCCAGATGCGGCGCGGCATCCCGAGGCGCCAGCGTGAGCATCGCCTTGAGCGCCGCGATGCGAACCTCGGGCACCGGCGACGACATCAGCGGCGACACCACCGATGCGCCCTGCTCCTTGCATAGCCCCGCGAACGCCTGGAGCAATGCAACCTGAGCCGCGGGGTCCGTCTCCGCATGCAGCGCCGCGGCCAGCGCGGGCGCGGCGGCGGGCTGCGCCAGGGCCTTCAGGCGCTCGGCGGCGCGAACCCGGGCGGCTCCATCCGTCGCGGACAGCTCACGCACGGAGAAGCCAAAGAGCGTCTCATCCGACGAGCCCGCGAAGCCTCCATGCGCGCTCAGCTCCGCGAGCTGCTCCGCGCTCACGCGCAGCCGGCCTTCCTGCAACAACCGCTGTGCCTCACGCGCCACGGGCGACAGCGCCACCGCCCCATTGCCAGACGCCGACGCGGGCGCCACAGGCGTGGCAGCGGCATCAACGACCGGCCCCCACGGAACAGCCGCACCCTTCGCGACGGGCACCAGCACCGGCGCCGTCTCACCGCGCAGGATGGCCTCGCTGCGAAGCTGCGAGATGAACGACGCGAGATCAAACCCCAGCTCGTCGTCCACGTCCCGCGACATGCCCGAGGAGTGGATCCGGCTGGCATCCAGCAGCTTGCCCATGAGCTGATCGCGCTCCAGGCGCAGCGCCTGATTCAAGCGGGACAGCTCGTCGCGCTCGGCCTGCATGCGGCCGGTGCGCACCTCCACCTCGGCCAGCTCGCGGCGCATCTCCAGGTCACGCTGGCGCGCCTCGGACAGCTCGCGCTTGAGGTGCTCGATCTCCTCGCGCGTCCCGTCCAGCTCGCCG
Encoded proteins:
- a CDS encoding HEAT repeat domain-containing protein gives rise to the protein MSDERPDALLRSALEKIVYFEARAEQLHGELDGTREEIEHLKRELSEARQRDLEMRRELAEVEVRTGRMQAERDELSRLNQALRLERDQLMGKLLDASRIHSSGMSRDVDDELGFDLASFISQLRSEAILRGETAPVLVPVAKGAAVPWGPVVDAAATPVAPASASGNGAVALSPVAREAQRLLQEGRLRVSAEQLAELSAHGGFAGSSDETLFGFSVRELSATDGAARVRAAERLKALAQPAAAPALAAALHAETDPAAQVALLQAFAGLCKEQGASVVSPLMSSPVPEVRIAALKAMLTLAPRDAAPHLAQAMKDPDRSVRRRASLLALGLEGETARRLGEEAIHDADTEVRSLAALALGAGAGENARVLLLGALDDAEPRVRKAAAQSLSRILGQDVSFVVALDDAHRRREIRRLATLPIRPVRARLETPLVAKRAPLSVGVASVDAPGSVQAEAVRGAAQPVAVQAVVAPANVAMPVGAPAVVAQAPVAMAQVANSVGVQAPVAMAQGAHAVVAQAPVAMAQGGRAAPASSVQGPVVGATMPGQGAPAVVAQAPAQASPGAPRAGAVPPQANAGARQPVAGSSMPPAHAQPVPMSGGVQRPPAARMSPVQAALVAMGATPPVVRAPAPEAGAPEARAVAPRPGPSPVESLCAAMLSEVRVAVRGRSLVELAGGLSSPAELTQEALALLVARGAIVRRGHKYFAA